The Plantibacter sp. Leaf314 genome includes a window with the following:
- a CDS encoding TetR/AcrR family transcriptional regulator, which translates to MTVDTPELAPLTPGARRVLDAASVLFYENGIHAVGVDTIAEAAGVTKKTLYDRFGSKEALVLSYLQHRDARWRAWLDEVLARHPEPGIDRVLAIFDAAIGWSDDNSPKGCSAVNARAEIPDHATSGLVLPEVTRQKQWLLDRFAELITEAGLPDPGARARELMLLYEGAIVTVGMRTFREPFETARAIAGRLLAA; encoded by the coding sequence ATGACGGTCGACACGCCAGAGCTCGCACCCCTCACGCCGGGCGCCCGACGGGTGCTCGACGCCGCGTCCGTCCTCTTCTACGAGAACGGCATCCACGCGGTCGGCGTCGACACCATCGCCGAGGCCGCCGGGGTCACGAAGAAGACCCTCTACGACCGCTTCGGCAGCAAGGAGGCCCTTGTGCTCTCCTATCTGCAGCACCGCGATGCACGGTGGCGGGCCTGGCTCGACGAGGTCCTCGCCCGGCACCCGGAACCCGGGATCGACCGGGTGCTCGCGATCTTCGATGCGGCGATCGGCTGGTCCGACGACAACAGCCCGAAGGGCTGCAGCGCCGTGAACGCCCGCGCTGAGATCCCCGATCACGCGACGAGCGGCCTGGTCCTCCCCGAGGTCACCCGGCAGAAGCAGTGGCTGCTCGACCGCTTCGCCGAGCTCATCACCGAAGCAGGCCTGCCGGACCCCGGGGCACGCGCCCGCGAACTCATGCTGCTCTACGAGGGCGCCATCGTGACGGTCGGGATGCGGACCTTCCGTGAGCCGTTCGAGACCGCCCGCGCGATCGCCGGTCGCCTCTTGGCCGCCTGA
- a CDS encoding SDR family oxidoreductase encodes MDFTDDAAADRIAIITGVGRRRSIGAGLAVGLAADGWNLVLNAWRPYDERLGYERTPDDPESIAEECRALGVTVDVVFGDLADPAFPAELVERAARSGRVSGLVMSHCESVDSSILTTDVDSWDRHFAVNARATWLLIKAFAEQLPVQEGTPEVAGRIVALTSDHSVHNLPYGASKGALDRIVTAAAVELADRGVRSNVINPGPIDTGWMTEDIRRAGAEATPAGRLGTPSDTADLVRFLFSPAGSWINGQLLSSNGGFNVG; translated from the coding sequence ATGGACTTCACCGACGACGCCGCCGCCGACCGCATCGCCATCATCACCGGGGTCGGGCGCCGCCGGTCGATCGGGGCCGGTCTCGCCGTCGGCCTCGCCGCCGACGGTTGGAACCTGGTCCTCAACGCCTGGCGCCCCTACGACGAGCGCCTCGGCTACGAACGGACCCCCGACGACCCGGAGTCGATCGCCGAGGAGTGCCGTGCCCTCGGCGTCACGGTCGACGTCGTGTTCGGCGACCTCGCCGACCCGGCCTTCCCCGCAGAACTCGTCGAGCGGGCGGCGCGCTCCGGTCGCGTGTCCGGACTCGTGATGTCGCACTGCGAGTCGGTCGACAGCTCGATCCTCACCACGGACGTCGACAGCTGGGACCGCCACTTCGCCGTGAACGCCAGGGCCACCTGGCTGCTCATCAAAGCGTTCGCCGAACAGCTCCCGGTGCAGGAAGGGACGCCGGAGGTGGCCGGCCGGATCGTCGCGCTGACGAGCGACCACTCGGTGCACAACCTCCCCTACGGCGCCAGCAAGGGCGCGCTCGACCGCATCGTCACGGCGGCCGCGGTGGAGCTCGCCGACCGCGGGGTGCGGTCGAACGTCATCAATCCGGGGCCGATCGACACGGGCTGGATGACCGAGGACATCCGTCGCGCGGGGGCCGAGGCGACGCCGGCGGGCCGGCTCGGCACGCCGTCCGACACCGCGGACCTCGTCCGGTTCCTGTTCTCCCCCGCAGGTTCCTGGATCAACGGCCAACTGCTCTCGAGCAACGGCGGGTTCAACGTCGGCTAG